CAGCGATCAACTGCTGGTAGTCGAGGGCTTCAGAACCGATATCAGCTTGAAGTAGTGGGACTTTCTCATCGACCTGAAATTGGTTAAAACGCTTGAATACCGGTTTATCAGCGCTTGGCAGCCGTGAATGATCAAAGATCTCAGCCAACTGAGCTAAAAGGATCAAAATAATTTGTCTTTGGAGCTTGATTATTAGAACTAAATAGGCTATTAATGGTGTATGCACTCGAATCCTTCTTTCTGGATTTTCTTGTTGGTGGCACACCAAGAATACCAGAAAAAGACGTTCGGGTGTTTTTTAATATTCGGAAATTAATAACAAAAACGAGGTACGTTTGACAGTACCTCCTAATTAGAGGGGGAACTAATAATGAAAGTTATTTTCTTAGAAGATGTACGCGGTAAAGGCAAACGTGGGGAGATCAAAGAGGTACCCGACGGCTACGCACAAAACTTTTTGATCAAAAACGGTAAAGCCAAATCAGCAACTAAGCAAGCAATGAGTCAACTGCACGGTCAACAACGGGCAGAAGAACGGCGTGCTGAGGAAGAATTAGCTGAAGCTAAAAAATTAAAGCAAGTAATCGAAGCTGATGATACGGTCGTTGTGATCAAATCAAAAGCGGGCGCAGATAGTCGTTTGTTTGGCTCAGTACCAAGCAAACAGATCGCTCAAGCTTTGAAGCAGCAATATCAGATTGAAGTCGACAAACGTAAGATCGAATTACCAGAACCAATTCGTGCGTTAGGCTATCGCAATGTACCCGTAAAATTATACGGCGATGTAACGGCAAAAATTCGGGTACACATCACTGAAAAATAGCTAATTTAAACAAAATGTAACTTAGAGACGACAGGCATTCAACTGCAGTAATCAGTAAAGCGGAAGAAACGCCTGCCGTCTTTTTGGATGGTCAAGGGACTGTTAATGTTAATTCGAACAACGTATAATAATGGCAGTGTTTTGTCGTTTAAGGCGGATTATTTGCCAGTTGTTTTTTAAGAGAGGATTTTTTGCGTGAATGAATTAATCGATCAAACACCGCCACAGAATATTGAAGCCGAACAAGCGGTTCTCGGTGCGGTTTTTCTAAATCCTGATGCGTTGGTTGAAGCGATGGAATTTGTTACGGCGGCGGATTTTTATCGGCGAGCTCATCAGCTGATCTTCCAAGCAATGATGGATCTAAATGACGTTTCCGAAGCAATCGACGTGGTAACGTTAAAAGATCGCTTAGAAGGACAAGGTCAGTTGGAAGATATTGGCGGCTTGCCTTACTTAGCTGATTTAGCGGTGGCGGTACCGACTGCGGCGAACGTGGCTCATTATGCTAAAATCGTGCAGGAAAAATCAATCTTGCGTCGCCTGATCCAAGCCGCGACCAATATTGTGACTAAAAGTTATACCGAAGATGATGTAACAGCGATTCTGGATGAAGCTGAACAAGACATTATGAATGTCTCGGAGCAGCGTAATTCAACGGGTTTTAAGCCAATCGCTGATGTTTTGAATAGCACAATTGAACAAATTGATCAGTTATACCAAAATAATGATGATATCACTGGTTTACCAACTGGTTATCGTGATCTAGATAAAATGACGGCTGGATTGCAGGAAGATGAATTGATCATCCTCGCTGCCCGGCCAGCCGTTGGTAAAACGGCCTTTGCCCTGAATATTGCCCAAAATGTCGGCACTAAAACCGATAAAACGGTGGCAATATTTAGTTTGGAAATGAGCGCTGAATCGCTAGTTAACCGGATGTTGTGCGCAGAAGGCAGTATTGATGCTGGCCATTTGCGGACGGGGCAATTATCGGAAGAAGAATGGCAGAACTTGATCATCGCCATGGGTAGCTTGTCCAAGGCATCGATCTATATTGATGATACCCCAGGGAATAAGATGTCAGAAATTCGGGCTAAATGTCGGCGGCTAGCTAAAGAAAAGGGTAACCTCGGCTTAGTGGTAGTCGATTATCTACAGCTGATCGAAGGTAGCAACAAAGAAAGTCGCCAGCAAGAAGTTTCTGGCATTTCGCGGCAGTTAAAAAAATTAGCTAAGGAATTACGGGTCCCGGTAATTGCGCTATCCCAGCTTTCTCGTGGTGTTGAGCAACGGCAAGATAAGCGGCCCGTGTTGTCTGATATTCGTGAATCAGGGTCAATTGAACAGGATGCCGATATCGTTGCTTTCTTATATCGTGACGATTACTATCGTGATGAAGATGGCGGCGAGGATGATGACAATAGTAACTTTGCCCAGAATAGTGCCGCCGGGGGCGAGCGTGCCGAAGATCAAGAAGTCGGTGAAGTTGAAGTCATCATTGAGAAAAACCGTAGTGGTGCCCGGGGAACGGTTAAATTATTGTTCGTTAAACAGTACAATAAGTTTTCTTCGATCGCCTATGTACCAGAAGCTCAATAGGTAGGTAATTAGTATGAAAGCAAAGTTAAAAGAACGTTTAGATGTTTTCAGTGATGCGAACTTGATCACGATTATGGTGCTGGCGTTGTCGGTGGAGATTCACGGCCAAAGCATCCATTATACGTAACTTTTTCATACAGTAGGGATCTATTGTGTTAGTTTCTGTTTCATCGCTAATTTATGGTATCAGCACGCAGTGATCTTCAATGAGGCTAAAATGGTGCCTAACCGAATCGTCATATTGTCACTGATGCCGACGTTTACACGGTTAATGACGGAAGCTATGACCTAAGTAACAGTGTTAGTGTATGGTGGTTTGAATTTGGTGATCTCACTATTATTTAGCTGGATTGCTAAAACGATCATCCATGAAAAGTACCCTGATAAAAACGATATGCGCAAGGTCTATAATGTGATCTATGGCGATAGCTACCTTGAATCAGGCTTACTTTACTTAGGAATTATGGTGCTAGGCTATTTTTGGCCACGAGTAGTCCTGGTGCGCTACATTATTATGCCGATTCACTCCTTCATTAGTGATAGTGCGAGAGCGTGAATAAATGGATGAGGTGGCGAAAATGGACGTACAGGGGGCAACATGGCTTATTGGAAATGTCGCACAGTGACCAGCAGCAATTCAAACGTCTATTGTTAGACTATACGCGCCAAGAAACGTCGTTCAGGTAAGGAATTAGCAGAACAAAAAACCGCCTGGCAGAATTTTTCTCACCAGGTACGGCAGAAGTTTGGTATTTTTGATGCAACATTAGCCTTATGGCTGCAATAATCATGGCAACGCGGTTTTGAACTACGACGTCATCAATAATAACTAGTAAGTAACCCACCGTAAAAATCGATGGGTTATTTTTGTGCGTCAGATAATTCAATTATAACTATTTAATTTATTTTCTATACTAAATTTCTAATAAATACTTGAGTTACCTCTGTAAAGCGATTATATTTAAGATATATTCGGGGTTCTAACTTTTTAATTTGGAGGATAAATGATTATGAATAGAAAACGGATCCTTAGCGCCGCATTGGCTAGTGCGCTTTTATTTGCACCTTTTTTGGGCCAAACATCATCAGTATTGGCGAATAGTTTTTACGCCAATCAAACAAATGCAGAACGGGCGGACATTACCAATTGGGTTGCTAACGATACGGAACAGATCAGCAGCAATATCAGTTCACAGCATATTGATATTAATAACTTAGACCAGAGCAAATACATTATTCAGTGGGGGGATACTTTATCCGGTATTTCAGCTGCGACGGGGATCTCGGTACGTAAATTAGCCTACGATAATAATATTAAAAATGTTGATTTGATTTATGCTGGTGATACTTTGATTTTAAATCGTGACGGTTATGTACCGGCTGATTGGTATTATCAGGGCGATGGTACTTGGGTTGCTAATACGAAAGTGACGATCAACAATTTTATCGATAATAGTGATAATACTGTTAATATCAACGTTTCACCTGTGACCGTAAATGATAGTAGTACCGATAAGTCCACGAATGTTTATGCGTCGCCGGCTGATTCTAATGCTAACTCTGGATCAACCACCGCTGCAGCTGATGAAGACACCGCGAGTACTAAAGCTGCAGCAGCATCGCCTAAGCATGAAGCAGCTGATTCAGATACTGACACTACGAATGCCAGTAGTGATGATACTTCAAGTACGACTAGTGCAATATTGGATGATGATGAATTTGCTGACGCCATCAGTGATAAGTTAGCCGATAAATTAGGACTCGAAGATGAATCTGCATTATCGGTCGACTTTACGGAACAAGATGAAGATACCGCTACAGATAGTGAAAGTAGCGATACCGAAGATGAAGATGCTGAATCAGTGGATGATGAGTCTAGTGATGAAGCTAATGAGGATTCTGATTCTGAAACCGAAACACTTTATGATGAAGATCAACCAATCGTGACTAGCAACACGAAGCAAACAACTAAAAACGCTAATAAATTAGCTAAGAAAATTTATCGGCAATTAAAAGAAGATAATAAGCTAAGTGATATCACTGACGTTGACGACATCGAAGTGATCGTTATTGCGACTGATGATGGCTTTGACTTTAATGTTGCTTTACCAACGGACGATGATAGTTCAGATTCAGCAGCGAATACTGATGAATCTAGTGATGATTCTGATTCAGAGACGGAAGATAACGATGATGATACTGAATTTGAGGAAGACAGCTCTGATGAAAGTGATACTGAGGCTAGTAATACAGCCGTTACAACTAGTTCTAACGAGGACACCAGCACTGATGTTGATGAATAGTGCAAGTACAGCGGTTAATCGTAATTAAGTGAAAGGAATTAGTAGCTGATGAAGAAAAAAATATGGGTAATTTTGGGTGTGTTGGTCGTTATTGTTTTAGCAGTTGGCGGCGGCTTTTATTGGAAGATGAGTCATTCGGTGGCGCAGCGTATCCCCGGCAATACTTACCGCTATCAAAGTGTGTCTAAGGATAAGTCGCTTTATGTGACCTTTGCGCAGAGTGGTAACAAAATTGTGGTTAATCAAGACAAAAATACCGCGCTTAATGCGGCCAAAAGTCAAAGTGCATTTGCCAAAGAATACGCTGCACAATCTAAAGAAATCACTTGGAACTATAAAGCTGAAGGCGGTACGCTAACTTTGGCCCAGATCAAAAATAATAAGGTATCGCAGTGGCAGTATAATAAGATTCTAGCAACTAACAGTAAGTTTACTGCTCGGAGTTTTACGTACCAGATCGCTCAGGCTGGGCAAGGACAAGTCAAAAGCAAAACGGTTTTTGAAAAGGTAAATTAATCGCGACTTTAAAATATGACTGTTATGACGGGAAATCATGTCACAATAGTCATATTTAATTTGAGTTATTAATCGGCAACGATTATCGTAGTAAGTCGGACGATGGTGTGTTTTAAATCAATTGGGAGGCTCAATGAAATTTAAGCAACAAACGATAATCGTACTGGCTGGCGTTTTATTATTTTTAAATCAAACAACGTTGGCGACTGCCAGTACTGGTAGCAGTGCGACAAGTAATACAGCGGTGGCCATTAAGGCACGGTCAGCTACAGGATTAGATACAGCGGCGTTTTCTGCAGCACTGCAAGCTAAGCTGACGGCTAAGTTAGCGGCGGCTACAGATCAAGTGGCGGTTAATTTTGTGGCGCGAACCGCTGCTAGCGCAACTACACTGGCGGATACTGATACTGCAACCGCACGACCACTTTACCAGCAAGCATGTTTACTGCCATTAAGTAGCTCCAAACTAACTACTAAAAATGCAGATAAATTAGCTAAGCAAATCTATAAGCAATTAAAAGCGACTGATCAGTTGCCGTTGATCGATCAAGCCGCCTCACTGGAATTGACGGTGACCACAAGCGGAACAAAGTTCGCTTTTAATGGGATTATGGTCGATAGCGCGACTTTAGATTTTGATCCGGCAACTTATCAGGATAATACCAATTTAGAATAATGCGAGTACTAAAATAGGACGTCGTGGCATGATTATGGTCACAACGTCCTATTTTTATTTGCTCGTTGCCGGATCAACGGGTAAATTTTGCTGCCATAAATAATTTAAATAACGCAAGGAAATACAGCTGATGACGACTAATGCGATCAAACTTTCACCACGAGCGGCTACTTGTAGCCAGAATATATGCTGGCCGGCTTGCTGCAGGTAATCGACTAAATAAGTCAGTCCCAGCGCGCTGATCACCAAAGGAAAGGTAAAGGCAGCGTAGCTCGGGTAAAAGGGAATTCGCGCCAATCGTGGCATTAGCACCAATACAAATAGATAGGCGAGCTGTGCTAATATAACTAGCGACCAGAGTAAATTTGTCTGGGGGTGTGCAAAATCACGCAGATAGCCGGCAAGGCAAAGCGAACCGGGTGCGGCTAGCACGGTGATCAGCGGCAACGTCGCTTCAGGCATCTGGCGTACGATCAAAATACGCCACAAAACTAACGGTAGTAAAACTAAATAAGTACCTAGCGCCAACCAAAAAGTGACTTGGCCTAACAGTGGATTAAAATGTGCAGCGGTCAAAGGAATGACGCCAATACCGACATAGACGATAAACCAACTAGGATAGAGCTGTGTTAAGCGTAGATGCGTTCTGCCGACAAAATACCAAGTAAAATAACCTAACAGGCTATACTGTAAAATCACGCCAGTGTACCAAATCAAGTTAGCCAGTAGCGGATAAGTAGTGAAAAAAGTTGCCGCCACTAATAAAGCCATGGAAAAGTTGGGAAATACGGACGCAATGATCGGATCTCGTAGCAATACTAAGGTTTCTCGCGGAGCAAGCATAAATTTGAGTACGATCAGAATAATTAAAGCGATTCCAATTATACCGAAAAAATTTCCGAGTAATAAATGCTGGTAGTCTTTAAACAAGTTACCTAGTGACACCAAAGCTAAAATTAAGCCGCAAATTGGTAGCGGAATTGAGTTTAAAAATTTAGACAAATAAGGGACCTCCGACTTTAAGTTGAACTGCTACTATTTTACGGAAGATTAGTGATTTTTACAATAAGAGAATAAAATTTGAAATAATGTTCGTCTTTTAATCGATAATTTTGATAAAATAAAAATTTCATTCGGATTTAACTTGCGACGGAGCCCTTTTATTGTTAGAATGGGCTTTGGTGTGTTGTTGCATTGCAGCAAGGCATACACTAATTCAATGAGGTGTTATTATATGGCATCAGTTGTTGTAGTAGGATCCCAATGGGGCGATGAAGGAAAAGGAAAAATCACCGATTTCTTAGGCGAAAGTGCCGATGTTATTGCTCGGTCACAAGGCGGCGACAATGCTGGACATACGATCCACGCGCAAGGCAAAGTCTTGAAACTTCGCTTGATTCCATCCGGTATTCTGTATCCCGACAAACTCTCGATCATCGGTAACGGTGTGGTGGTCAACCCAGAGTCGTTGGTAGCAGAATTGGACTACTTAGCTGAGAATGGGGTAACGGCGGATAATCTACGGATTTCTGACCGCGCCCACGTAATCTTACCCTACCATATCGAACTTGACCGCCTGCAAGAAGTAAGTAAAGGCGATCAAAAAATCGGCACCACCAATCGCGGTATCGGCCCGGCTTATATGGATAAAGCAGCGCGTACTGGGATCCGGATGGTCGATCTACTCGATAAGGACATTTTCGCAGCTAAATTACGAGAAAATCTCGACTTTAAGAACCAATTATTCACTAAAATTTATGGCGGCAAGGCCCTGAATTTTGATGATATTTTTGAACCATTTTATGCTTATGGCCAACGTTTGAAGCAGTTTGTAACTGATACTTCAGTACTTTTGAATGACGCCTTAGATAATGGTAAAAAAGTATTATTTGAAGGTGCCCAAGGGGTCATGCTGGATATTGACCAAGGCACGTATCCATTTGTCACTTCGTCCAATCCAGTTGCCGGTGGTGTAACAGTCGGTAATGGGGTTGGCCCAACTCAGATCAACCGGGTTGTCGGTGTCTGCAAAGCTTACACCTCACGAGTCGGTGATGGGCCATTCCCAACTGAATTGTTGGATGAAACTGGTGACTTTTTACGTGAAGCTGGCCATGAATATGGGACCGTTACTAAGCGGCCACGGCGGATCGGCTGGTTTGATTCAGTTGTTATGCGCCACGCTAAGCGCGTTTCCGGCTTAACTGATCTGTGCTTAAATTCAATTGACGTACTCACTGGTTTAGAAACGGTTAAAATTTGTACCGCTTATGAACGCAATGGCGAAACGATTTACCATTATCCCGCTAGCCTAGACGAATTAGCGCAATGCAAGCCGATCTATGAAGAAATGCCTGGCTGGCAAGAAGATATTACTGGTGTGAAAACACTAGCTGAATTACCTGAGAATGCCCGCCATTATGTTGAACGTGTCGCTGCCTTAGTTGGCGTCAATATTGCCACGTTCTCCGTTGGTCCAGATCGTGATCAAACCAATGTTTTAGCTGATATTTGGCAAGAAGCATAACCAAAAAGTCGACGTTTAAATACGCCGACTTTTTTTGTACTCGTAATTCCAAACTACTTTCCGTAAACGCAGTTGTGACATAAACAATTTATGTTCAACTCCTTCTTTATCCTTCTGAACAATATAGCTAAGCGGGAAAAGTTACCTTATGTCACACGCTCGATTGTGCGGCCCGATGATTGGACAGTATGTGGCAATCTTTTTTGGCAATAAAAAATACGCCGACAAAATTAAACTTGCCGGCGTATTAAGCAGTTGGTTAGCCGAAGTATTCCTTTGGATAGGCTTCGCCAATTTTATGCACGATTTTTAGAGGTTGTTGTGGTGCTTGTGTTGCTAACTTTTCGCTACGTTTAACAAAGTCACGGAAAAGATCTTGCATCTCAGTGTAATGCTTATACATGTTTTCTGGATGCCATTGAACGGCCATAATTTGATCACTATCGATCGATTCAATTGCTTCGATCACATGATCGTCTGCGTAAGCTACACTGCGGAGACTAGGCGCTAATTCTTTGACCGCTTCATGATGGCGGGAGTTAACATACGGCCGCTCGCCTAAAAGCGTAAATAAGCGAGAATCAGACTCAACGTTAACATGATGCGTTGGTAAATTACCCGGTGATGTCTGTGAGTGCTTCATCTGCGCTGCAGGATCTTCGGAAAGATCTTGATACAAGGTGCCACCGAGAGCGACATTGATCACTTGCATGCCACGGCAGATACCGAAAATACTTTTACCAGCCAATAATGATTGCTTAACTAATTCGATCTCGAAACGATCGCGGGGGATGTAAGTTTGGCCCAAATTCATATGTGGTTCTTCATGGTAGAAAGTTGGATCAACATCAAAACCGCCTAGGAACAAAACCCCATCAAAAGTATCAATATAATCAGTTACGTTTTCTGGCGCACTATTAGGTAGAATTATTGGGATCCCACCAGACTTTAAAACCGCATTGACTGCCATTCGTGGCGCAAAGTCAGCGTTTCGTTCGTTGATCACCTTAGTGGCTTCGGTTAGAGTATCGGCAGGTATTGCGATTCTTGGTCTCATGAATGAGTCCCCTCTCATATAAATTTAATAATAGGCACACTATAAAGCATAATAGTTGATTTAGCAAGCGACTTGTTTATTTGCTTAAGAAATTATAAAAGGTTGTTGCTAGTTGGTTACAATCGTTACATTTACCATGATTTATGGTAAACTGATTTCCTTAGTAGGTAATAAAAAAATACCTTAACTCACGTCGTGAATTAAGGTATTTACTAAGATGGAGCGCCAGGGGATCGAACCCTGGACCCACGGATTAAGAGTCCGTTGCTCTGCCAGCTGAGCTAGCGCTCCATGTCATCAACGAATATTAGTATAGCAAAAATACAGATGACGTGCAACGCTTTTTTGTGAGTTTTTTTAACAATATGGATTTTTAATGTAATTGTTGCTGACGGGTGCGTTTTCATAGCGGTCTTTGCGAATTTTGTTCGGAATGAGTATAATTGAAACAAAGTGCATCCTTGTTGATGACAAACTTAGAATCGATCAGCTCTAGTGGAACGAATAGGGGAGTGTATTTGGAAAAACATTTTTTCGATACATGACTAATTAGATAGGTTCTGTAGGCATAATTTATTTGTGCCGGCTGTGAAAAAAGTTATGTCTGCTATTTTAGGCATAAATGAGTCAGTGAAGTGCTGTTAATAGCTTCACGAGGGAGGAACGACCGATTTATGGCAAAAAAAATATTAGTTGTAGATGATGAAAAACCGATTTCGGACATTGTTAAATTTAATTTGACTAAGGAAGGTTACGATGTGGTCACTGCATATGATGGTGAAGAAGCACTAGCCAAGGTTAATGAAGTCAACCCTGATTTGATTTTGTTGGATCTAATGTTACCTAAGATCGATGGCTTAGAAGTTGCGCGAGAAGTACGTAAGGATCATGATATGCCGATTATCATGTTAACGGCCAAAGATTCAGAGATCGATAAAGTTTTGGGCTTGGAAATGGGTGCCGATGATTATGTGACCAAACCATTCTCTAATCGGGAATTAGTTGCGCGGGTCAAAGCTAATTTACGCCGCCAAGGGACGATCAATAACGCCCAACCCGAAGAAGATGAAAATAGTGAGATCGAGATCGGTGATTTAACGATCCATCCCGATGCTTATATTGTATCTAAGCGCGGCGATAAAATTGAATTGACTCATCGTGAATTTGAATTGTTACATTATTTGGCGCAGCATATCGGGCAAGTAATGACCCGAGAACATTTGTTGCAGACGGTATGGGGCTATGATTATTTTGGTGATGTGCGGACGGTCGATGTCACTGTACGACGGTTGCGCGAGAAGATCGAGGATAATCCTAGTCATCCCGAGTGGTTAGTTACACGGCGTGGTGTCGGTTACTATTTACGTAACCCCGATCAGGAATAGGATCGTTTGCGTTTATTGTGCACGATGGTAAAAGAAGTCATTGGTCTAAACATGGTTGAATAAGCAGGGTATTCCATAATTCGCCCGCTTGTTCAATACACGTTGTCAATAAGAATCGCGCGACATTAGTTTTGCGGTATTTTGTTAGCTAGCGGTTTGATAACTAACAACGCAACTAGTCGCGTGATTTTTTTAGGTTATGTGGTTTATCTTGATTAAACATGGGGATATTTGTAATGAATAAGAAAATTCGTTTCTTTCAGTCGATCAATTTCAAGATCGCGATCGTTTTTATTTTACTATTAATGATCACGTTGGAAATTATCGGCGCTTATTTTGTGAAGCAATTGGAAGAACAGAATATTGAGACGTTCAAACAACAGGTGCAGACGCCGGTTTACGTCAACAATCAATTGAGTAACCAACTTTTAAAAAGCGATACCGCCACGGCGAATAAGGCGATCGCTAATATTTTGTCGGACTTAAATAATTCTGCTGATATTCGGGTCGTCGATAGCAAGGGGACGGTGCGCGGGACCAGTGATTTAAACGATCAGCGAATTATCGGCCAGAAGACGACGGATAATAATATTAAAAACGTTTTGTATAATAATCGTTCTTATGAGACGTTATCTTATGATGAAAAAAGTCATGACAGTTATTACGTCAGCATTGTGCCGCTAGTTAATCCAAGTAGTGATAGTAGCAGTATTGTTGGCGTCATTTATGTGCGCGCAAATATGCAAAGTGTTTACCGAAACATTAATAATATTACGTTGATCTTCTTAACTGCCTCACTGGTAGCAGCACTGTTTTCATCGATTATTGCGGTAGTCATTTCTCGGGCGATCACGCGGCCAATCGATGAAATGAAAAAGCAGGCAATTCGGATGGCCCGCGGCGATTATTCAGGGCAAGTACGAATTTATGGCCGTGATGAGTTAGGTCAGCTGGCAGTGGCGGTCAATAATTTATCCGTACGAGTCGAAGAAGCACAAGAAGCTTCTGAAGCGGAACGGCGCCGGCTGGATAGCGTGTTATCGCACATGACCGATGGGGTTATTTCCACTGATCGGCGCGGCAACGTGATCATTATCAACGAAGCAGCGGCTGATTTTTTAAATCTTAATGACGAAGAAGTTATTGGTCAATCGATTTTGAAGATTTTAAAGATCGAAGCTGATCACACTATTCGTGATCTATTGGAAAATCAAACTGAGCTAATGCTGGACTTTTCTGTTCCTGAGCACAGCTTGATCTTGCACGCTGAATTTTCATTGATCCAGCGCGAAACTGGCTTTATCAGTGGGATCGTCTGCGTTTTACATGATGTAACTGAGCAACAGAAAAATGAGCGTGAGCGGCGACAATTTGTTTCTAACGTTTCTCATGAATTAAGAACGCCGTTAACGTCGATGCGCAGTTATTTGGAGGCTTTGACTGATGGGGCCTGGAAGGATCCTGAAGTGGCGCCAGACTTTTTGCATGTGACTCAGGAAGAGACCGAGCGGATGATTCGGATGATCAATGACTTACTTAGTTTGTCACGGATGGATTCAGGTACGGTTAAGCTGGATATGGAATTGGTCAACTTAAATGAATTATTTAATTACACATTGGATCGTTTCGATATGATGATCAAGTCAGATGCGGCTAGTGGCGATAATAACCGAACGGAAACCAATACAACTAAGAAATATTCCTTGAAACGTGAATTTACCAAACGCGATCTGTGGGTTGAAATCGATACTGATAAGTTTATGCAAGTCGTAGATAATATCATCAATAACGCGATCAAATATTCACCGGACGGTGGTGTGATCACCTGTCGGCTGTTGGAGACCAACAATCACGTTATTCTCAGTATTTCTGACCAGGGACTAGGGATTCCGAAGAAGGATCTACCCCATGTCT
This is a stretch of genomic DNA from Loigolactobacillus coryniformis subsp. coryniformis KCTC 3167 = DSM 20001. It encodes these proteins:
- the walK gene encoding cell wall metabolism sensor histidine kinase WalK produces the protein MNKKIRFFQSINFKIAIVFILLLMITLEIIGAYFVKQLEEQNIETFKQQVQTPVYVNNQLSNQLLKSDTATANKAIANILSDLNNSADIRVVDSKGTVRGTSDLNDQRIIGQKTTDNNIKNVLYNNRSYETLSYDEKSHDSYYVSIVPLVNPSSDSSSIVGVIYVRANMQSVYRNINNITLIFLTASLVAALFSSIIAVVISRAITRPIDEMKKQAIRMARGDYSGQVRIYGRDELGQLAVAVNNLSVRVEEAQEASEAERRRLDSVLSHMTDGVISTDRRGNVIIINEAAADFLNLNDEEVIGQSILKILKIEADHTIRDLLENQTELMLDFSVPEHSLILHAEFSLIQRETGFISGIVCVLHDVTEQQKNERERRQFVSNVSHELRTPLTSMRSYLEALTDGAWKDPEVAPDFLHVTQEETERMIRMINDLLSLSRMDSGTVKLDMELVNLNELFNYTLDRFDMMIKSDAASGDNNRTETNTTKKYSLKREFTKRDLWVEIDTDKFMQVVDNIINNAIKYSPDGGVITCRLLETNNHVILSISDQGLGIPKKDLPHVFDRFYRVDKARSRAQGGTGLGLAISKEVIEKLNGRIWVDSKEGKGSTFYISLPYQEAYEEDDLWDEN